The sequence TCATATCAATAAGgttttcacaaacaaaaaattaatgaacacaaatcataacataatttatttacACACATCTACTTAAAGTAGATAACAGGAGTATTAGATCTCAAATCCCAAATTCCACTTTCTTTAAGGTACTCATGGTATCTAGAAAACTCCGGTTTAGCCGTCGCTTTCTTCTTACTACGGCGGCGATAACCATCAAATAGACTAAAGATTGGATGGCTCAACTTGCTTGTCACCACTGTCTTATTTGGTTTTTGGCTTGGAAGCTTTTCCAAGATCACAGGAAAGTCTCCACCAAGCCTTATCGATGGAGCATAGTACGGAACGCTAGTTGACCTCCTCAGCTTTGCTCCGAGTAAGCTAAAGGTGGAATCATCACTTACACGCTCGTATCCGCTGCGACGGCTCCTTGTCCTCGTGCTTAGGGTTCTTAGCATTTGCATATCTGGATTTTTGGTTGGTGTATCGATGTTGAATATTAAGGTTTAAATTTTCTTGGAAGAGAGGAGTCCAGCGAAAGtatattgttgtttgtggttatTGTAAAGAGAGAGTATTCGATTGtctttatatagttttgttgatataaatatataatataaaaatcgtAGGTATGATAATTGTGCAAGTTAAGTGGCCGATTTGGAAAATTCAAACTTTCGTTGGTCGTATCCTCTTTTCtcattagttatattattttagtCCCGttagaataaattaataaagactAGCTAGGACTTGCATTAGTTTCATGATAAACGTTGTGTTAACAATAGAATAAACACAAGactgttgaccaaaaaaaacaaaaagactaaaTACGTTAGACGACATGTATGTTATCATACCAAAATGTCACATGGTTGgtagctttatatatatatatatatatcagtatgATGAGACCATGGAACATGGacatgaggagcagcttgaactaGAAAAAGCATCGGAGGAGCAACTTGTACTAGCGGAAGTagcggaggagcagcttgtaccaaAGAACATGgaaggagcagcttgtaccagcggaagcagcGGAAGAAGCATTGATTGTCCCGGCGGGTCCTctaacaaggtcacggtccaagaggttcaaccaagctatCAATGGAATACTCAAGGAACTGGACAAGAAGCAGGAAGATGTGGTTCAAACAATTTGGAcgttgctcacagctcaaggtgttCGGAAAAGGATTAAGTGTTGcctcccattgggttttcttgacaaggtttttaatgaggcctaagtagcACTTTCTAAGTCCCCTTTGCCAACTCAATTTGTGGTCCAAGGCCCATCTCTTTGTCCtggcccattttctattttttctctcttattcaaACTtgcatttattgttttgtaatttcctagACATTATGCATGAGCTTGACCTTATTAAAGCTCTTGCATGATTTTTTAGGCTTTTAattctcttctccttcgtcccccttctcctatttaaagaccatgtatttctcttttgcaaaccatcaaacatttcaatcaaaaatcttctttttacttgtttgatcagagaagtgtgtagtatcttctcaacttgtttatttcttagtgtgtcatatctaagatATATCCAAGCCTGTATTCTAAGAGACTTTCACCTCTCTTGGAAGTACATCTCAATCCCCAGTAAAATCCGCTGCATTCTATCCTTTTCACCTTCATCACCGTTCATCTATCCTTTCCGCTGCATCTACcattcattcttcttcatcacttcGTCCATTCCTCTTCAATACCTTGCAAAGTGTGTCTTTGGGAGTAGATCCTCATCCAGGAGTCTATCATGTAGTATCAGAGCCACTTTGCAACCAGGTTTTGAGATTCCAATcgtcactttttatttttttttcagatctgcCATTTATCTTGCgagagttttataaaatgttttactcgttcaaaaattacaaaatcaaatttgttagAACCAGGAAAGagtctagtatttttgaaaattgatttgagaatttttggattcgtttttataattttcccaGATCCGTTTTTATTTGCGTGTTTTTGGAACTTTTTACTTgtggatctttgttttcttttccggTACCATGGTGACGtcagaagaggaagagtctTCTACATCTAGTCTTGAAAGGAGGATCCTTAAGTCTGTCACAGCAGTTATGGCAACCATGCTTGATGCAAGACTTGGCGCTATTCACTTGAATCAAACCAACCTAGAACCAAATCAGCGTCAAAGGCAGAACCAGGAGGAACCAAGACCAAACGATGAGACCAGGGAGTATTACAGTCACAGTTCTTCACACAGTGGTCAGCGAAGGCGTCGACGTGAACGTCCAGTCCCTAGAGATCCATTGGGAGGTCTAAAGTTCAAGATCCCTGCCTTTGATGGAACCAGCAATCCGGATACCTACATGGAGTGGGAGCAGAAAGTGGAGTTAGTCTTCGTTTGTCAAGAGGTCACCGAGGACAATAAGGTTAAAGTTGCTGCTACCGAGTTCTACGACTATGCCTTAAGTTGGTGGGATCAGCTTGTTACCAGCCGCAGACGTATCGGATATGTGCCGATCGAAACATGGAACCAGCTGAAAGCCATCATGCGTAGGAGATTTGTGCCGAGTTACTATCACCGTGATCTTCTTCAGCGTTTGAGGAATTTGGTTCAAGGAAGCAAGTCTGTCGAGGAGTACTTCAAGGAAATGGAAACCCTTATACTAAGAGCCGATATTCATGAAGATGGAGAAGTTGTTATGTCGCGATTCATGGGAGGTCTTAACCGCGAAATCCAAGACCGTCTAGAAACCCAGCACTATGTGGAAATTGAGGAGATGCTTCACAAGGCAGTCATGTTCGAACAGCAAATCAAAAGGAAGAATTCTCGATCTAGCTACAACACAGCCAAGACCAGCTACAGCTCAGGAAAGTCAAGCTATCAAAAGGAGGACAAGCCCGGCTATCAGAAAGACTACAAGCCATTCGTCAAGCCAAAACCGATAGATTCTGACCTGAAAGGTAAGGGTAAGGAGGTGAACACCAGAGCAAGAGATATTTGATGCTTTAAGTGTCAAGGACTTGGGCATTATGCAAGCGAGTGTTCCAACAAGAGAATCATGGTCCTTAGAGATAATGGCGAAGTAGAGTCTGAAGAAGAGCGTTCGGAAAACGACTCTTTGGAAGAGGGTTTGGAATCCCCTGCTAAAGGAGAGTTGCTTGTTGCTAGAAGATCTTTGAGTGTTCTAACTAAAACCGAGGAGCAAGCACAAAGGGAAAACTTGTTCCACACGCGATGCTTAGTCAAAGATAAGGTATGCAGTTTAATTATTGATGGTGGTAGTTGTACTAACGTTGCAAGCAGGACTATGGTTGAGAAGCTTGGCTTAGAAGTGCTTAAACATCCAAAACCATATGCGCTCCAATGGCTTAACAAAAAAGGTGAGATGTCCGTCAAGGAGCAAGTCAAAGTGCCGCTTTCAATAGGTAAGTATCAAGACGAGGTCATGTGCGACATACTTCCGATGGACGATAGCCACATTCTTCTTGGACGTCCATGGAAATCAGACCGACAAGTTGTCCACGATGGCTTCACCAATCGACACACCTTCGAACATAATGGCCGAAAGACAACTCTCATTCCAATGACGCCGCATGAGGTCTATCTAGATCAGCTAAGCATGAAACAGCGGACCGCCaaacaaaccgaaccaatcgaTACAAAGGGTAAGAGCAAGGTAAGTCACAATAGTTTACTATTTGTTTACAAAGAAACCCTTGCTTGTTCAACTAAACTTGAACCGGTGCTGTCGATTAAAATTGAGTTGGTTTTGCAAGAGTACAAGGATGTGTTTCCGGAAGACAATCCCATTGGTTTACCACCTATCCGAGGGATCGAGCATCAAATCGACTTTGTGCCGGGAACCGCTTTACCAAACCGACCAGCTTATCGCAGCAAcccaactgaaacaaaaaaacttgaaagacAAGTGAACGAGCTGATGGACAAAGGACATATTAGAGAAAGCATGAGTCCATGTGTCGTTCTAGTGTTGCTAGTACCTAAGAAAGATGGGAGTTGGCGTATGTGCGTGGACTGTCGAGCCATCAACAACATTACGGTTAAATATCGCCACCCTATCCCAAGATTAGATGATATGCTTGATGAATTACATGGTTCTAGCatcttttctaaaattgatcttaaaagtggttatcatcaaattcgcatgaaagaaggtgatgagtggaaaacgacttttaaaactaaacaaggGTTATATGAATGGTTAGTCATGCCATTTGGGTTAACTAATGCGCTTAGTACTttcatgagattgatgaatcatGTCCTTAGGAAGCATATTGGTGATTTTgttgtggtttattttgatgacattttGGTTTACAGCAAAAATTTAGAGGATCATGTCATGCATCTTAAACTTGTTTTGGATTTGCTTCGCAAGGAAAAGCTTTATGCAAACTTTAAGAAGTGCACCTTTTGCACAGATAATCTTGTTTTCCTAGGCTTTGTAGTGAGTGTAGATGGAATCAAGGTTGATGAGGAAAAAGTCAAGGCAATCAAAGATTGGCCAAGTCCTACAAATGTTAGCGAGGTGAGAAGCTTTCACGGCTTAGCAGGATTCTACCGACGGTTTGTCAAGGATTTCAGCACCATTGCCGCACCGCTTACGGAAGTTATTAAAAAGGACGTTGGTTTCAAATGGGAAGCTTCACAAGAAAACGCCTTCCAGGCCTTGAAAGAGAAGCTCACTAATTTCCCTGTTTTAAttcttccaaattttatgaaaacttttgagattgagtgTGATGTCTCAGGGATAGGTGTTggagctgttttgatgcaggatcatAAGCCCATAGCattcttcagtgagaagctgGGAGGAGCGACACTCAATTATCCGACCTACGATAAGGAGCTTTACGCATTGGTCCGAGCACTATAAACTTGGCAGCATTATCTATGGCCAAAGGAGTTTGTCATTCATACTGATCATGAGTCTCTCAAGCACCTAAAGGGTCAACAAAAGCTCAACAAACGTCATGCGTGGTGGGTCGAATTCATAGAAACTTTCCCATATGTGATCAagtaaaaaaaaggtaaagataaTGGTGTAGCCGACGCATTATCTCACATGTATGTTTAACTTACTTCTTTGGATGCAAGATTGTTGGGTTTTGAGCAGATAAAAGACTTGTATGCTAATGATTctgattttagcaaaatattcCAATCTTGTGAGAAGTTTGTCTTTGGGAAATATTATCGCCATGAGGGTTATTTATTCTTTCAAAATCGACTTTGTGTGCCTCACTCTTCTTTGAGAGAATTGTTTCTAAGGGAAGCTCATGGTGGTGGTTTAATGGGACACTTTGGAGTTGCTAAGACATATAAGGTGATGCAAGAACACTTTCATTGGCCGCACATGAAAAGAGATGTCGAACGATTATGTTAATGGTGTGCAACTTGTAAACAAGCTAAGGCTAAGGTTCAATCCCACGGTTTGTATACCTCTTTACCTATTCCTTTGCATCCTTGAACTGATatatctatggattttgtggttggattgcCTAGTACTAGGGCTGGTAAGgattctatttttgtggtggttGATCGTTTTTCTAAAATGGCGCATTTTATTCCATGTCATAAAACTGATGATGCATCTCATGTTGCTAGCTTGTTCTTTAAGGAAGTTGTTCGTTTGCATGGCATACCTAAGACCATATTTTCTGATCGTGACACTAAGCTCCttagttatttttggaaaaacttTGTGGTCTAAGTTAGGAACTAGATTGCTTTTCTCTACtacatgtcatccgcaaactgATGGTCAAACAGAAGTTGTCAATAGAACCTTGTCTACATTGTTGCGTGTGCTCATTAAAAAGAACCTTAAGACTTGGGAAGATTGCTTGCCGCATGTtgaatttgcttataatcatTCTATGCATTATGCGACTAAGTTTTCTccatttgaaattgtttatgggttCAACCCCACTTCTCCTTTGGATCTAATGCTTTTACCTTTGAGTGAAAGATCAAGTCTTGATGGCAAGAAAAAGGCCAATTTAGTTAAACATGTTCACAAAAAGGCTAAGGAAAATCTTGAGGCAAGGACGAAGCTGTATGAGAAGTATGCGAACAAAGGGCGTAAAGAGGTCATCTTCAATGAGGGTGATCAAGTGTGGGTTCATCTTAGGAAGGAGCGTTTCCCGGAGAGAGCATCCAAACTAATGCCAAGGATTGATGAACCGTTCAAAATGCtcaaaagaatcaacaaaaatgcctaccaactcgacctccaaGGTAAGAACAAAGTTAGTGGcagtttcaatgtttctgatcttcttccttattgtgcagataattcggatttgaggtcaaatccttttcaagtgggagaggatgatgagaccatggaAAGATCGACTAAAGAACATGGACATGAGGaacagcttgaaccagaggaagcaccggaggagcagcttgtaccagcggaagcacCAGAGGAGCAGCGtgtaccagcggaagcagcGGAGGAAGCATTGATCGTCCTGGCGGGTCCTctaacaaggtcacggtccaagaggttcaaACAAGCTATCAATGGAATACtcaaggagctggacaagaagcagGAAGATGTGGTTCAAACCATTTGGAcgttgctcacagctcaaggtgttTGGTAAAGGGTTAAGTGTTgcttatgcactctttttcccttgtcaagttttgtcccattgggttttcttgacaaggtttttaatgaggcctaagtagcACTTTATAAGTCCCCTTTGCCAACCCAATTTGTGGTCCAAGACCCATCTCTTTgtcttggcccattttctatcttttctctcttattcaAACTtgcatttattgttttgtaatttcccAGACATTATGCATGAGCTTGACCTGATTAAAGCTCTTGCATGATTTCCTAGGCTTTTAattctcttctccttcgttccccttctcctatttaaagatcatgtatttctcttttgcaaaccatcaaacatttcaatcaaaaaccttctttttacttgtttgatcagAGACGTGTGtagtatcttctcaacttgtttatttcttagTGTGGCATATCTAAGATATATCCAAGCCTGTAGTCTAAGAGACTTTCACCTCTCTTGGAAGTACATCTCAATCTCCCTTCAAATCCGCTGCATTCCATCCTTTTCACCTTCATCGCCGTTCATCTATCTTTTCCGCTGCATCTACcattcattcttcttcatcacttcGTCCATTcctcttcaagaccttgcaaagTGTGTCCTTGGGAGTAGATCCTCATCCAGGAGTCTATCACAATATATCACGTAATCGTATGATTGTAACTCACTAACAGCTGCAAGTACTGTAAGCAAAACATGAATTTTGAGACGAAAAAATGGTTAAAAGAAATGTATGACTCTTGTGTATCCAAATCAGTCGTCAAATATTGAGTTTAGTTTTAAATCGTATTAGTTTGCTGCTTTTTAGGTTTTGTCAatctttatattgtttgttttttagtatTCGGACTTTCACTAGTAAATGTTAATcatataattacattttttgctatagaaaaaataataataaatattaactacaaatatttataaattagtgacaaaattttaattaataaaatttgtacCTAATTGGTTACTAAACGTAGCTATGTAATAACAAATAGTAACAGCAATAAATTGTAGCAAAATTGAGACAAATTTAGGAAAACACAATGGTGTAGCAAGGATGCACACAACACAAAACTTCACACATTGTGgtaaaactattattttaacaaattaaaatattatctcgctctcttcttctccactgtATCCTTTCTTTCGATCCATCTTCTTTGTTCTCTCACTGGgtcgtcctctctctctctccctttatGTCATTTTTTGGTCTAAGAGTTTTGTCGGTCGTATGCACACCAAGTGTTCGATGAAATCAATGTGATGGTGTTGTGATTGGATATTGAAAGGGATCTATCTTAAACAATGATTTGTGTTCTTCCTTGCTCTTGTTATCTATCGCTCTCACCCAATCACGATTTGCAAGTAAGCCTCTTCAAATTTCTTAGATTCGAGTAGTTCTCTCAAAAATCAGTTTCAATTTCGTTCTCATGttaaggtttttgggatttgaTTTAGAAGTTGTTGGAAATAGAGatttaaagtttggatttttggttggtttaattagttTGGAGATAGAAACAACTCAACACATTCTCATTTCTGTTGCAAAGTGTATTTGGGTTGAAAGTTAAAACTTTTTTGATTTATCACTAGTGTTACTTCTTTGGTTTATTGGGTAAAGTGCTGaactttgtttggtttcttcttatgtggtacaattttttaatttttgttgttgtcgcACAAGTTTGGAGATAGAGAAGCTTCTCTTTTCTTGTAATCACAAGACATGTTAGTATATTGAATGGTTTAGTTAGTACATTAttgtggttgttgtagtttTCACTAAATGTTTAACTACACAGTCTACACTACAGGTTTTTGCATTGAGAGATGTGCGATAGTGAAGGTaccatcaaacttgtttaatttgtttggtcTATGAAACATCTATTTGTGGGTTattagttgtttgttttgctacTGTTTCTTGATGTTCAGTTTCATGTTCAAGGCGTGTCTTAGTTGCAGGTGCTAACTATTATTCATACTGatacttgttttttcttattagaCCCTTTTCATGATGTAAAGAGCAAATCAACCCCTTTATGATTCACTCCTTTCATGTAAGTACTCTTGTTAAACCTTTATGTCTGCAGCTATTGATGCATATTTGTTTCAAACTTAATTTGATTCTAGCTGTTTGATTCTCAGAACCTCCTGATTTAAGTATTTGGTTTTCAAGCTATGTTTATGAATCGCGGATGCTGGATACAAGTATTGGTTATATTGGTTATGTAAATAGTCTGGTTTAGTTGACTCGGTTTAGCTAATTTACTTTACTTGTATATATCACATGGATAGTATAGTTTACAAAGATATGAAATGAGAAAATCTTTTCAACAAACTTCTTCGTCCTCATCCTCTCTCGTttccaacatggtatcagagctaccAAAGCTCAGATCTCTCTTAGTTTGTTGATCCTTTTCCTTCGTTGAGCTTATTTTTCTTCGATTTTGTGCTTT comes from Camelina sativa cultivar DH55 chromosome 19, Cs, whole genome shotgun sequence and encodes:
- the LOC104767176 gene encoding uncharacterized protein LOC104767176; amino-acid sequence: MQMLRTLSTRTRSRRSGYERVSDDSTFSLLGAKLRRSTSVPYYAPSIRLGGDFPVILEKLPSQKPNKTVVTSKLSHPIFSLFDGYRRRSKKKATAKPEFSRYHEYLKESGIWDLRSNTPVIYFK